Proteins encoded together in one Dehalococcoidia bacterium window:
- a CDS encoding LLM class flavin-dependent oxidoreductase gives MSKVLFSVGGSSGLGWEDFLEICQTCDELGFHGFYPSDHLMQIHGARGATPARLEGLTVMAAMAGHTKNLRLGMLVINNNLRHPVMTAKIVNTIDHASGGRAEMGIGSGNVKHEFDVHGMYFPPFAERVDRLDEALSVIKAIWHDEPATFSGKYYSITDAPQMPKPIQKPNPPIIVGGRGDRTLEIAAKHADDYNQIAPLKEAVHNLERMKKACDLIGRDFSLMRRSVQIQINLTDDKSVVNETIAKGATLATQKTDFYDNPEDQVRDSMLLGSPSEMVEKLNSWVEIGVNHFILMTPRPFDPKVMERFAKEVIPHFS, from the coding sequence ATGAGTAAAGTTCTCTTTAGCGTTGGTGGAAGTTCCGGATTAGGTTGGGAAGATTTCTTGGAAATTTGCCAGACTTGTGACGAACTTGGGTTTCACGGGTTCTATCCTTCGGATCACCTCATGCAAATTCATGGTGCTCGAGGTGCTACGCCTGCCAGGCTAGAAGGCCTTACAGTGATGGCTGCAATGGCTGGGCATACAAAAAATTTAAGGTTAGGGATGCTTGTTATCAATAATAATCTTAGGCACCCTGTGATGACTGCGAAAATTGTAAATACAATCGACCATGCCTCGGGAGGTCGAGCGGAAATGGGTATTGGTAGCGGTAATGTCAAGCATGAGTTTGATGTTCATGGGATGTACTTCCCTCCATTCGCTGAAAGAGTGGATCGCTTGGACGAAGCCTTATCAGTCATTAAGGCAATTTGGCATGATGAGCCTGCTACATTTTCGGGTAAATATTATTCAATTACTGATGCACCGCAAATGCCAAAACCTATACAGAAGCCCAACCCGCCGATAATTGTTGGCGGAAGAGGTGATAGGACGTTAGAAATCGCAGCTAAACATGCGGACGATTACAACCAAATTGCACCGTTAAAAGAAGCTGTACACAACCTGGAGCGCATGAAAAAAGCATGCGATCTTATTGGCCGAGATTTTTCATTAATGAGGCGTTCTGTCCAGATCCAGATTAATCTCACCGATGATAAATCAGTGGTAAATGAGACGATCGCAAAAGGTGCTACTTTGGCCACCCAGAAGACTGATTTTTATGACAATCCTGAGGATCAGGTCAGAGACAGTATGCTTCTTGGATCCCCAAGTGAGATGGTAGAAAAATTAAATAGCTGGGTAGAAATTGGTGTTAACCACTTCATTTTAATGACCCCTAGACCATTTGATCCCAAGGTTATGGAGCGGTTTGCAAAAGAAGTAATCCCTCACTTCAGCTAA
- a CDS encoding LLM class flavin-dependent oxidoreductase, which translates to MDKTIFSIGGSSGLGWESFLQVCKGCEDSGYFAFYPSDHLMTVQPGKGPAPDRLDALTAMAAVSGYTKRLRMGVLVANNLFRHPVMTAKIFNTIDHASNGRAEFGLGAGWSEQEHIVHGFPFPRPSERIEMLDEALEVIRAIWTDEPASFDGKYYQINEAPQMPKPVQKPYPPIIVGGISARTMKVALKHADDWDQIAPLRQVERNIKSFKIEAQKINRNIENMRFSVQVPFDFVTSKSEADNIIDRALANFNYGAHKVAEGYKDLREHVADSRLIGNVDEIIEQVGNWKAAGVNHFILTTPRPFDQNIIEKFMSKVGQAFL; encoded by the coding sequence ATGGACAAAACAATTTTTTCAATCGGCGGTAGTTCAGGTTTGGGTTGGGAATCTTTCTTGCAAGTATGCAAGGGTTGCGAAGACTCTGGCTATTTCGCATTTTACCCTTCTGATCATTTGATGACAGTACAGCCTGGTAAAGGACCTGCGCCCGATCGTTTGGATGCACTTACGGCTATGGCGGCAGTTTCTGGTTATACCAAACGATTGAGAATGGGCGTTCTGGTTGCCAATAATCTCTTTCGCCATCCTGTGATGACTGCAAAGATTTTCAATACCATAGATCACGCCTCAAATGGTAGGGCCGAGTTTGGACTTGGTGCAGGGTGGTCAGAGCAAGAGCATATAGTCCATGGTTTTCCGTTTCCTCGACCATCTGAGCGGATAGAGATGCTTGATGAAGCACTTGAAGTTATCCGTGCTATATGGACAGATGAACCAGCAAGCTTTGACGGTAAGTATTACCAAATTAATGAAGCGCCTCAAATGCCCAAGCCTGTGCAGAAACCTTACCCACCGATTATAGTTGGCGGAATCAGTGCTCGAACGATGAAAGTTGCTTTGAAGCATGCTGATGATTGGGACCAAATTGCTCCTCTCCGGCAAGTGGAGAGAAATATTAAATCTTTTAAAATAGAGGCTCAAAAAATCAATAGAAACATTGAAAACATGCGCTTTTCAGTTCAAGTTCCATTTGATTTTGTAACAAGCAAAAGTGAGGCTGACAACATTATTGACAGGGCTTTAGCCAATTTCAATTATGGTGCACACAAAGTAGCCGAAGGATATAAAGATTTGAGAGAGCACGTTGCGGACTCTCGGCTAATTGGCAATGTGGATGAGATCATCGAGCAAGTTGGTAACTGGAAAGCTGCAGGTGTAAATCATTTTATCCTCACTACGCCAAGGCCATTTGATCAAAATATTATTGAAAAATTTATGTCAAAAGTAGGACAAGCTTTTCTTTAA
- a CDS encoding Gfo/Idh/MocA family oxidoreductase translates to MANTKQLGLAMVGIGVGGTEMLPAMEAMPELKLVAGCDINEEILNEFSARYNAKGYGDYDQMLADPEVEAVWVSTPNRFHAEHSIRAMEAGKHVVVEKPMALNIEDAKKMVETANRTGVKFLAGHTRSFTPPVRTMWKIIQSGEIGKVRAINTFAYTDWMLRPRTWEELDMDQGGGLPMRQLPHQIDSVRLLGGGMVKSVRGSTGQWMPERPIPGYYTAFLEFEDGTTSLVCHNGYGYVMGAEFVTWGHDRQRYTSDERVEVRRQMREGIRDEGADKQALRIGGMQEREIFKAENDEVWVPEDLGLLLVSCERGDIRHGPSGLILYNDTGTHNIDLQIDRDMGPGYRRAELEELYDAVVEDRPIFHTGEWGLATLEVVLGIIQSGQDHKEIQMQYQVPVHERYGEARNFSPVSL, encoded by the coding sequence ATGGCGAATACGAAACAACTAGGCCTAGCAATGGTTGGCATAGGTGTAGGTGGAACGGAAATGCTTCCGGCAATGGAGGCAATGCCCGAATTAAAGTTAGTTGCAGGATGCGATATAAACGAGGAAATACTGAATGAATTTAGCGCTCGTTACAACGCAAAAGGGTACGGCGATTACGATCAAATGCTTGCTGATCCCGAGGTCGAAGCCGTCTGGGTGTCTACTCCCAATCGCTTCCATGCCGAACATTCAATAAGAGCAATGGAGGCAGGGAAACATGTTGTAGTAGAAAAACCAATGGCATTAAACATAGAAGATGCCAAGAAAATGGTAGAAACTGCCAACCGAACAGGAGTGAAATTCCTCGCAGGTCATACTAGGTCATTCACACCTCCAGTTAGAACAATGTGGAAAATCATTCAATCAGGTGAAATAGGGAAAGTTAGGGCGATCAATACTTTTGCATATACTGATTGGATGCTACGCCCTCGTACATGGGAAGAGTTAGACATGGACCAAGGCGGAGGATTACCAATGCGTCAGCTTCCCCACCAGATTGACAGCGTAAGACTACTGGGAGGAGGGATGGTCAAAAGCGTTAGAGGCTCTACTGGGCAATGGATGCCTGAGCGACCAATCCCTGGGTACTACACTGCATTCCTGGAATTTGAAGACGGAACCACTTCTTTGGTTTGCCATAACGGATACGGCTATGTAATGGGCGCTGAGTTTGTGACTTGGGGCCATGATCGCCAGCGGTATACTTCTGACGAGCGAGTTGAGGTTCGAAGGCAAATGCGTGAGGGAATTAGAGATGAAGGTGCAGACAAACAGGCCCTTCGTATTGGGGGGATGCAAGAGAGAGAGATATTCAAAGCAGAAAATGATGAGGTTTGGGTACCAGAAGATTTAGGCCTATTACTTGTAAGTTGCGAAAGAGGAGATATCCGACATGGACCTTCAGGATTAATACTCTACAACGACACTGGGACTCACAATATCGATCTGCAAATTGATCGTGATATGGGACCTGGGTATCGTAGGGCAGAACTTGAAGAATTATATGATGCGGTCGTAGAAGATCGTCCTATTTTCCACACTGGAGAATGGGGGTTAGCTACATTAGAAGTAGTTTTAGGCATAATCCAATCCGGGCAAGACCACAAAGAAATTCAAATGCAATACCAAGTACCAGTTCACGAGAGGTATGGGGAAGCTAGGAATTTCTCACCAGTATCACTATAG
- a CDS encoding Gfo/Idh/MocA family oxidoreductase gives MTSEIKPLKLGVIGVGVGAAEMLPPMERASYIELFAGADIDPDVRERFKSRYPNARVYASAEELVSDPDVEAVWISTPNRFHAPMTILAANHGKHVVVEKPMALDMKQAEEMVEACEKNGVKLVAGHTQSFQPHVRLMRQIVASGELGQLGAVNAIAYTDWVIRPRTADELDPNQGGGLVYRQTPHQIDSIRLIGGGKVRSVRGAYGQWMKYRSIPGYYSVFLEFENGVTGVAIHNGYGYFVASELVPWGDANTRYTPTERNEIRKAMAAGTRPEDAEKLSLRIGGEAEQAIFRSARGPENWKPNDLGIVIVSCEFGELRQGPEGLYKYTDDGLVELMVDSDPLHRDQELEELYNAVRLGRPVFHSGAWGMATLEVGLAINESTKTHKDIVLSHQIEMPSEYDQEYKVEVLSEKRIY, from the coding sequence ATGACAAGCGAAATTAAACCTTTAAAACTTGGGGTAATAGGGGTAGGTGTAGGCGCAGCAGAAATGCTACCTCCAATGGAGCGTGCTTCGTATATTGAGTTATTTGCAGGTGCTGACATTGACCCTGATGTCAGAGAGCGATTTAAATCTAGGTACCCAAACGCAAGGGTCTACGCCAGCGCAGAAGAACTAGTATCTGACCCTGATGTTGAGGCAGTCTGGATTTCAACCCCCAACCGCTTTCATGCCCCGATGACCATATTAGCTGCCAATCATGGAAAGCATGTCGTCGTAGAAAAACCAATGGCGCTTGATATGAAGCAAGCTGAAGAAATGGTTGAGGCCTGTGAGAAAAACGGAGTGAAACTAGTTGCGGGTCATACTCAAAGCTTTCAACCTCATGTTCGGCTAATGAGGCAGATTGTTGCCTCGGGTGAGTTGGGCCAGCTTGGTGCAGTAAACGCTATTGCATATACCGACTGGGTAATTCGACCACGTACCGCAGATGAACTCGACCCCAATCAGGGAGGAGGGCTGGTCTATCGGCAGACACCTCACCAAATAGATAGCATTCGATTAATTGGCGGAGGTAAAGTTCGAAGTGTACGAGGCGCATACGGGCAATGGATGAAGTACCGCTCTATCCCAGGTTATTATTCTGTTTTCCTTGAATTTGAAAACGGCGTTACTGGAGTAGCAATCCACAATGGATATGGATATTTCGTTGCTTCAGAATTAGTGCCATGGGGCGATGCCAACACTAGGTATACACCTACAGAACGAAATGAAATACGTAAAGCAATGGCTGCAGGTACTAGGCCTGAAGATGCTGAAAAACTCTCACTACGAATTGGCGGTGAAGCCGAGCAAGCAATCTTCCGCAGCGCAAGAGGCCCAGAAAACTGGAAGCCTAATGATCTTGGTATCGTCATAGTAAGCTGTGAATTCGGAGAACTGCGTCAAGGCCCTGAAGGTCTTTATAAGTACACAGATGATGGGTTAGTAGAATTAATGGTTGATTCAGACCCCCTACACCGTGATCAAGAATTAGAAGAACTTTATAATGCGGTACGACTTGGTCGGCCAGTCTTCCATAGTGGAGCATGGGGCATGGCTACTCTCGAGGTTGGTCTTGCTATAAATGAGTCTACCAAAACACATAAGGATATTGTTCTATCACATCAGATAGAAATGCCTTCTGAATATGACCAAGAATACAAAGTCGAAGTGCTATCGGAAAAAAGGATCTATTGA